In one Nitrospira sp. genomic region, the following are encoded:
- a CDS encoding TIGR00266 family protein: protein MKSEILYPGAFPVARVELAQGESCKAESGAMVAMSPTLDVESKVEGGFLSALSRRVLSGEHFFFQTLKATRGPGEALLAPTVPGELVIIELDGVNDYLVQKDGFLGGAATVNIESKVQSLSRGLLGGEGFFILKISGTGALILNSFGAIHKIELKPGQEYIVDNSHLVAWSGTTSYSIEKASSGWISSFTSGEGFVCRFRGPGLVYIQTRNPRGFGAWLRQFIPAASE from the coding sequence ATGAAAAGCGAAATTCTCTATCCGGGCGCCTTTCCCGTCGCGCGCGTGGAGCTGGCGCAGGGGGAAAGCTGCAAGGCCGAGTCGGGCGCGATGGTGGCCATGTCACCGACGCTTGACGTCGAGAGCAAGGTCGAGGGCGGATTTCTGAGCGCGCTGTCCCGCCGCGTTCTCTCCGGCGAGCATTTTTTCTTCCAGACGTTAAAGGCGACGCGCGGCCCCGGCGAGGCACTGCTCGCGCCGACCGTACCGGGCGAGCTCGTCATCATCGAACTGGACGGCGTGAACGACTATCTGGTGCAAAAGGACGGCTTTCTTGGCGGCGCCGCAACCGTGAACATCGAGAGTAAGGTGCAGTCTTTGAGCCGTGGTCTGCTTGGCGGCGAGGGGTTTTTCATCCTGAAGATCAGCGGGACAGGCGCACTGATCCTGAACAGCTTCGGCGCGATCCATAAGATCGAGCTCAAGCCGGGGCAGGAATACATCGTGGACAATTCGCACTTGGTCGCTTGGAGCGGCACGACGTCCTACTCCATCGAAAAAGCGTCCTCCGGATGGATTTCCAGTTTCACGTCCGGCGAGGGCTTCGTCTGTCGGTTTCGCGGTCCCGGTCTTGTGTATATCCAGACACGCAATCCGCGGGGCTTCGGCGCCTGGCTCCGCCAGTTCATCCCCGCCGCGTCCGAATAG